The Saccharomyces mikatae IFO 1815 strain IFO1815 genome assembly, chromosome: 11 genome has a segment encoding these proteins:
- the STE6 gene encoding ATP-binding cassette a-factor transporter STE6 (similar to Saccharomyces cerevisiae STE6 (YKL209C); ancestral locus Anc_1.527), which produces MFITTLYFSSKGPVGLLKLYKETNHSMNLRDFNTMKRYHIFRNVCIRSDYKLLILMIISTVATGLVPAITSILTGRVFDLLSVFVLSGSHNDLYPQLVQRAMAVMALGVASVPAMWLSLTSWMYIGEKQGLRIRSQLLEAYLEKKPMKWYDVNDTLLGDFTQINRCVEELRSSSAEASAITFQNLVAICALLGTSFYYSWSLTLIILCSSPIITFFAVAFSRMVHMYSQKENEETSKAAQLFAWSMNAAQLVRLYCTQPLERKKFQRIILSCNTFFIKSCLFVAANAGILRFLTLTMFVQGFWFGSTMIKQGKLNINDVITCFHSCILLGSTLNNTLHQIVVLQKGEVALQKIMNLLENGPKCNPPNEIELHQYPLDYANSDLVFDNVSFSYPSRPSEIVLENASLKFPAGQFTFIVGKSGSGKSTLSSLLLKFYDGYDGSISINGRNIQAIPQKLLIKNITVVEQRCTLFNDTLRKNILLGSTELAKNADYSTNKNTNLIKDACRMALLDRLILDLPDGLETLIGSGGVTLSGGQQQRVAMARAFIRDTPILFLDEAVSALDIIHRNLLMKAIRHWRKGKTTIILTHELGQVESDDHLYLMQEGKVIESGTQSELLADSTSTFSKWYCLQKDYSDTKTIVNSEIDEKSLNSTESFNSHLETPKTKTGLSSFEFNEADQLHFYETVHRQRSHCKGRRIRIEDKNIEYATKKQNSIESMTGPQLLSIVQIMRRMINSIRYKKILILGLFCSLIAGATNPVFSYTFSFLLEGIVPSPAGEMGSSSYLRKWSCIVLGVAAADGIFNFAKGFLLGYCSEYWIMDLRNEVMEKLTKKSMNWFSGEDNKASEVSALVLNDLRDLRSLVSEFLSAITSFITVSFIGLVWALASGWKLSLVCISMFPLIIIFSAIYGSILQKHETDYKTSVVQLENCLYQIVTNIKTIKYLQAEFHFQLSYHKLKTKMEQIASKRAIATGFGISMTNMIAMCIQAILYYYGLKLVMVHEYTSKKMFTTFTLLLFTIMSCTSLVSQIPDISRGQRAASWIYRILDEKQVTLEIEDNNARSIGIIGETYHEKQTTPMLSIQNLTFAYPSAPSVLIYKNMNLNMFCGQTIGIVGGSGSGKSTLVLLLTRLYDCEVGSIKLDGTDVNDWNLTVLRREISVVEQKPLLFNGTIRDNLTYGCLGEILEIEIYDALKYVGIYDFVASLPLGLGTRIDTNLLSGGQAQRLCIARALVRKPKILILDECTSALDSMSSHVIKEIVKKGPPALLTLVITHDEQMMRCCDSIAVFKDGKVIEEGSFDTLYNNCGEMFRIVSEKNA; this is translated from the coding sequence ATGTTTATTACCAcgctttatttttcttccaaaggGCCTGTAGGTCTTTTAAAGCTTTATAAAGAAACCAACCACTCAATGAACCTTCGAGATTTCAATACTATGAAACGCTATCACATCTTTAGGAACGTGTGTATACGGAGTGACTACAAACTGTTGATATTAATGATTATAAGTACTGTTGCTACAGGCCTTGTTCCGGCAATCACTTCTATCTTGACTGGTAGAGTCTTCGATTTGCTATCGGTGTTTGTGCTTAGTGGGTCACATAATGATTTATATCCGCAATTAGTTCAAAGAGCGATGGCAGTAATGGCACTTGGAGTTGCCTCTGTACCTGCCATGTGGCTTTCATTAACAAGCTGGATGTATATCGGCGAAAAGCAAGGCTTGAGAATACGGTCGCAATTATTGGAGGCatatttagaaaaaaagccaaTGAAATGGTACGACGTTAACGATACATTGTTGGGAGATTTTACTCAGATAAATCGATGTGTGGAGGAACTAAGATCAAGCTCCGCCGAGGCATCTGCCATAACTTTCCAGAACCTCGTCGCCATATGTGCGCTTCTGGGGACatcattttattattcCTGGTCATTAACATTGATTATCCTTTGTAGCTCTCCCATCATCACTTTTTTTGCTGTAGCATTTTCTAGAATGGTCCATATGTACTCAcagaaggaaaatgaagaaacgAGTAAGGCGGCCCAATTGTTTGCATGGTCAATGAATGCTGCCCAATTGGTGAGATTATATTGCACACAACctttagaaagaaaaaaatttcagagAATTATCCTAAGTTGTAacactttcttcatcaaaagtTGTCTTTTTGTAGCGGCAAATGCTGGAATCCTGAGATTTTTGACGCTGACTATGTTTGTACAAGGATTCTGGTTTGGCTCCACAATGATTAAACAGGGAAAATTAAACATCAACGATGTCATTACTTGCTTTCACTCATGCATTTTGCTGGGGTCAACTCTTAATAATACCCTACATCAGATTGTCGTTCTTCAAAAAGGTGAAGTAGCATTACAAAAAATCATGAATCTACTAGAAAACGGGCCCAAATGTAATCCTCCGAATGAGATCGAACTTCATCAATACCCATTAGATTATGCCAATAGTGATTTAGTGTTCGACAACGTTTCGTTCTCATATCCAAGCAGACCTTCTGAAATCGTTCTAGAGAACGCTAGTTTAAAATTTCCTGCAGGTCAATTTACTTTTATAGTTGGGAAGTCAGGCTCTGGTAAATCCACATTATCCAGTTTATTATTAAAGTTTTACGATGGCTACGATGGGTCAATATCTATCAATGGTCGGAATATCCAGGCAATACCCCAGAAATTACTAATTAAGAATATCACCGTCGTAGAACAGCGTTGTACTCTATTTAATGATACTCTTcgaaaaaatattcttttagGTTCGACGGAATTAGCAAAAAATGCTGACTACAGTACCAATAAGAATACCAATTTAATCAAAGATGCCTGTAGAATGGCTCTTCTAGATAGGCTTATTCTAGATCTTCCCGATGGACTAGAAACATTGATCGGAAGTGGAGGAGTTACACTAAGTGGTGGTCAACAACAAAGAGTTGCGATGGCACGTGCATTCATTAGAGATACTCCGATACTATTCTTGGACGAAGCTGTCTCAGCTTTGGATATAATTCATCGTAATCTATTGATGAAGGCGATTCGACATTGgaggaaaggaaaaactaCAATCATCTTGACGCATGAATTGGGTCAAGTTGAATCTGATGACCACTTGTATTTAATGCAAGAAGGTAAAGTCATTGAAAGTGGCACCCAGTCAGAACTTCTGGCAGATTCGACCAGCACTTTTAGCAAATGGTACTGCCTACAGAAAGACTATTCTGATACAAAAACTATTGTGAATTCAGAAATTGACGAAAAGTCTCTAAACTCTACAGAAAGCTTTAACTCTCATTTAGAAACTCCAAAAACAAAGACAGGTCTaagttcttttgaatttaatGAGGCAGATCAGCTACACTTTTACGAAACAGTTCATCGACAAAGATCACACTgtaaaggaagaagaattaggattgaagataaaaatatagaaTATGCgacaaaaaaacagaataGCATCGAAAGCATGACAGGACCACAACTCTTAAGCATTGTGCAAATAATGAGAAGAATGATCAATAGCATTAGatacaagaaaattctaataCTAGGGCTCTTTTGTTCTCTTATTGCAGGTGCCACTAATCCAGTCTTTTCATACACATTTAGTTTCTTGTTGGAAGGAATTGTTCCATCTCCGGCTGGAGAAATGGGTTCGTCGTCCTACCTAAGGAAGTGGTCGTGTATTGTTCTTGGTGTGGCTGCAGCAGACGGTATTTTTAATTTCGCAAAGGGATTCCTATTAGGTTACTGCAGTGAATACTGGATTATGGATCTTAGGAACGAGGTTATGGAAAAACTAACGAAAAAGAGCATGAACTGGTTTTCTGGTGAAGATAACAAGGCTTCCGAAGTTTCCGCTTTAGTGTTGAACGATTTAAGAGATTTGAGATCTTTGGTCTCTGAATTTTTGAGCGCTATTACCAGTTTTATTACCGTATCATTTATTGGTTTAGTTTGGGCGTTAGCCTCTGGTTGGAAATTAAGTTTGGTCTGCATTTCAATGTTTCCATTGATAATAATCTTCTCAGCAATTTATGGTAGTATTTTACAGAAGCATGAAACCGATTACAAGACATCAGTCGTTCAGTTAGAAAATTGCTTATACCAGATTGTAACGAATATCAAAACCATAAAGTACTTACAAGCTGAATTTCATTTCCAATTATCATATCATAAATTGAAAACCAAAATGGAACAAATTGCCTCCAAACGTGCTATTGCTACAGGTTTTGGTATATCTATGACAAATATGATTGCTATGTGTATTCAAGCTATTCTTTACTATTACGGACTAAAGCTGGTAATGGTCCATGAGTATAcctcaaagaaaatgtttaCAACCTTCACTTTGCTATTATTCACTATCATGTCATGCACGAGTTTAGTAAGCCAGATTCCTGATATCAGTAGAGGCCAACGTGCAGCCAGTTGGATTTACAGAATTCTCGATGAAAAGCAGGTCACACTGGAGATCGAAGACAATAATGCTAGGTCAATAGGGATAATTGGTGAGACCTACCATGAGAAGCAAACGACACCAATGCTCTCGATACAAAACCTGACGTTTGCCTACCCATCTGCACCTTCTGTTCTCATCTACAAAAATATGAATCTTAACATGTTTTGTGGACAGACAATAGGTATTGTCGGAGGATCAGGTTCAGGAAAATCCACACTGGTCCTTTTACTAACAAGACTTTACGATTGTGAGGTAGGGAGCATTAAATTAGACGGCACTGACGTAAATGACTGGAACCTGACGGTTttaagaagagaaatttcAGTAGTTGAGCAGAAACCTTTATTGTTCAATGGTACCATTAGAGATAATTTGACTTACGGTTGTTTAGGTGAGATTCTTGAGATTGAAATATATGACGCATTAAAATACGTGGGGATTTATGACTTTGTAGCCTCATTGCCTCTGGGCTTGGGTACACGTATTGATACAAACCTGTTGTCGGGTGGACAAGCGCAAAGGCTTTGCATAGCTAGAGCACTTGTGAGGAAACCTAAAATACTAATTTTGGATGAATGTACCTCAGCATTAGACTCTATGAGCTCCCATGTTATCAAGGAGATCGTCAAAAAGGGACCACCAGCTCTACTGACCTTGGTTATAACCCACGACGAACAAATGATGAGGTGTTGCGATTCCATTGCCGTTTTTAAGGATGGCAAAGTAATCGAAGAGGGAAGCTTTGACACTTTATACAATAATTGCGGTGAGATGTTTCGGAttgtttctgaaaaaaatgcttga
- the CBT1 gene encoding Cbt1p (similar to Saccharomyces cerevisiae CBT1 (YKL208W); ancestral locus Anc_1.525), which produces MVNYGTHSSEILKVLKTPKFVLRYGNVTGRQRFALKRKINDKLCENKYQEYLNEYNTFVLYDWEYSGADNFIDPSYNLPLLWKEFIREGVSKGAINNKLPTVFMKRKLRNSVMSRCLGLDFLTDPSELTHEYRCMFQTVHDISSLSQLILFNSIPNIPVRLKLHTIGININLGPKNSMESSTGGADTGMSEAVSYIQPLLEESSRMYRNLSYWKLLKIARGNKKDGLLDENALIKSQVKLLLSQLAMNQITSPSVTEHGGHSWLIFTRDNHKQ; this is translated from the coding sequence ATGGTAAACTACGGAACCCATAGCagtgaaattttgaaggttCTTAAGACACCCAAGTTCGTGCTGAGATATGGCAACGTGACCGGAAGACAACGCTTTGCCTTGAAACGGAAGATAAATGATAAGTTATGCGAAAACAAGTATCAGGAATATCTGAATGAGTACAATACCTTCGTACTTTACGACTGGGAATACAGTGGAGCTGACAATTTTATAGACCCCTCTTACAATCTTCCCCTTTTATGGAAGGAGTTCATAAGGGAGGGCGTGTCCAAAGGTGCAATAAACAATAAGCTTCCGACGGTCTTCATGAAGAGAAAGTTGAGAAATTCGGTAATGAGTCGGTGTTTGGGACTTGATTTCCTCACTGATCCGAGCGAATTAACACATGAATACCGATGCATGTTCCAAACTGTTCATGACATCTCATCTCTGTCGCAATTAATCTTATTCAACAGTATACCAAACATTCCAGTAAGGTTGAAATTGCATACCATTGGCATAAACATCAATCTCGGGCCCAAAAATTCCATGGAAAGCAGCACTGGTGGCGCTGATACTGGCATGAGCGAAGCAGTCTCTTACATTCAACCGCTATTGGAGGAATCCTCGAGAATGTATCGCAACTTGAGTTACTGGAAGTTGCTAAAAATAGCACGAGGTAACAAGAAGGATGGACTTTTGGATGAGAACGCACTTATTAAATCGCAAGTCAAACTTTTACTGAGCCAATTGGCGATGAACCAAATTACCTCGCCTTCCGTCACCGAACATGGTGGTCACAGCTGGCTCATATTCACAAGAGACAACCACAAACAATAA
- the EMC3 gene encoding ER membrane complex subunit EMC3 (similar to Saccharomyces cerevisiae EMC3 (YKL207W); ancestral locus Anc_1.524), producing MLLDDQLKYWVLLPISIVMVLTGVLKQYIMTLITGNNASERQPRVKLTEWQYLQWAQLLIGNGGNLSADAFAAKKEFLIKDLAEERHLAKVNEQDGSQAGEMPNPFNDPSMSNAMMNMAKGNMASFIPQTIIMWWVNHFFAGFILMQLPFPLTAKFKEMLQTGIVCQDLDVRWVSSISWYFISVLGLNPVYNLIGLNDQDMGIQAGIGGPQGPQGPPQSQVDKAMHAMANDLTIIQHETCLDNVEQRVLKQYM from the coding sequence ATGTTATTGGATGATCAGCTGAAGTATTGGGTCTTGTTGCCTATTTCCATTGTTATGGTTTTGACGGGTGTGCTCAAACAGTACATCATGACACTTATAACGGGGAACAATGCTAGCGAAAGACAACCGAGGGTGAAACTAACTGAATGGCAATACTTGCAATGGGCACAATTATTGATTGGTAACGGTGGGAATTTGTCAGCAGATGCTTTTGCtgcaaaaaaagagttCCTTATCAAGGACCTTGCCGAGGAAAGACATTTGGCCAAAGTTAACGAACAAGATGGGTCACAGGCTGGAGAAATGCCCAATCCTTTCAACGATCCAAGCATGTCAAATGCTATGATGAACATGGCGAAGGGAAACATGGCTAGTTTTATTCCTCAGACTATTATAATGTGGTGGGtaaaccatttttttgctGGATTCATTCTTATGCAATTGCCATTTCCTTTAACGGCAAAGTTCAAAGAGATGTTACAAACCGGTATTGTTTGTCAAGATTTGGATGTCAGATGGGTAAGCTCTATATCGTGGTATTTCATCTCTGTACTCGGGCTTAATCCGGTATATAACTTGATTGGGTTGAACGATCAGGACATGGGTATCCAAGCCGGAATAGGTGGGCCACAGGGTCCACAGGGTCCTCCACAATCGCAGGTAGACAAGGCAATGCATGCGATGGCCAACGACTTGACCATTATTCAGCATGAGACTTGTCTTGATAACGTTGAGCAAAGGGTTTTGAAACAGTATATGTAA
- the ADD66 gene encoding Add66p (similar to Saccharomyces cerevisiae ADD66 (YKL206C); ancestral locus Anc_1.522): MSCLVLPLVSVGNIPQLSVDWLLNSQSNEWEYLEALDSKYLVEFVGPLDRPEDGSASLYKDNDMKYSSALEVFYNKKRGIYAIQQRTPLVSVNYLNNFIVEIILPFLSKYKISEISIWDSLSAMEDENGVIVHPHEIFSLGEFYFDDGVDLLSSLHLNDQEPMVNNWLQFTPTSFQDKISIDQPIFKILFQILNASQRPQALRSIKYCSCLANEGDNSLDSQQFLQWIISQKIVTNLPPITKFIRPISWQGVYGVADSRDKFINLYS, from the coding sequence ATGAGTTGCCTAGTGTTACCATTAGTGAGTGTAGGAAATATACCCCAGTTGAGTGTTGACTGGCTACTGAATTCACAATCAAATGAGTGGGAATATCTGGAGGCTTTAGATTCCAAATACCTAGTAGAATTCGTGGGACCATTAGACAGACCAGAGGATGGTAGCGCCTCGTTGTACAAAGACAATGATATGAAGTATAGCAGTGCTTTGGAGGTCTTTTACAACAAGAAACGGGGAATTTATGCGATACAGCAACGCACACCCCTAGTGTCCGTAAAttatttgaacaattttataGTAGAGATCATCTTGCCATTCTTGAGCAAGTATAAAATATCGGAGATATCAATCTGGGACTCTCTAAGTGCAATGGAGGACGAAAATGGTGTGATTGTGCATCCGCACGAGATATTTTCGCTAGGTGAGTTTTACTTTGACGATGGGGTCGACCTTCTATCGAGCCTCCATCTCAATGACCAAGAGCCGATGGTGAACAATTGGTTGCAGTTTACCCCAACGAGTTTCCAAGACAAGATATCCATTGATCAGccaattttcaaaatacttttccaaataCTGAATGCTTCACAGAGGCCTCAAGCTCTTCGTAGCATCAAATACTGCAGTTGTTTGGCCAATGAGGGAGACAACTCACTGGATTCTCAACAGTTCTTGCAATGGATCATTTCTCAAAAGATTGTTACAAACCTACCACCAATAACAAAGTTTATCAGGCCTATATCATGGCAAGGTGTGTACGGGGTCGCTGATTCAAGAGATAAGTTTATAAATTTATACAgttga
- the LOS1 gene encoding Ran GTPase-binding protein LOS1 (similar to Saccharomyces cerevisiae LOS1 (YKL205W); ancestral locus Anc_1.519), giving the protein MLERIQQLVNAVNDPRSDVATKRQAIELLNGIKSSENALEIFISLIINENSNDLLKFYGLSTLVELMTEGLNANSNGLNMIKFEITKWIKFQVLANKQTKLPDFLMNKISEVLTTLFMLMYSDCNGNQWNSFFDDLMNLFQVDSAISTPSPSTDGNIFLGLEFFNKLCLMINSEIADQSFIRSKESQLKNNNIKDWMRDNDIMKLSNVWFQCLKLDEQVVSQYPGLINSTLDCIGSFISWIDINLIIDANNYYLQLIYKFLNHKETKISCYNCILAIISKKMKPMDKLAFLNMINLTNELTYYHQAISMNPQIITFDNLEVWETLTKLITSFGTEFTIIIEQVNDDPKLDTLYKQSVISNVDTILLEKIIPILLEFMNNEFDSITGKTFPFWSNYLAFLKKYKASSPNFIPLHKDFLNNFQQVCFKRMKFSDDEITQDDFEEFNETIRFKLKNFQEVIVVIDPSLFLNNITQEISVNLMNCKNENWQVFELTIYQIFNLSECIKNNYFGLNKNEIMTSQPSLTLVRFLNELLMMKEFLLTIDNEQIQILFMELIVKNYNFIFSTSANTSNATDDDEKYLLILNIFTSSFAMFNKRETVRLRSWYLFTRFLKLTRINLKKILFANKNLVNEITNKISPLLHIKVTSINAQGTDDNDTIFDNQLYIFEGIGFIITLNNSSQEHTSATATASTSMNYDILDQILTPLFTQLEGCITQGASPVIILECHHILMAIGTLARGLHIGLVPENQVNNMMVNKKLINDSLIHKFSNIAEVILVTFSFFNKFENIRDASRFTFARLIPILSNKILPFINKLIELILSSADLKSWEMIDFLGFLSQLIHMFHTDIDCYQLFNHLLTPLINKVHFIIDDIDGQHEQQSSINKPIDTTVTATSSANKNIVVTDSYRDKILLKKAYYTFLQSFTNNSVTSILLSDINRAILPIILDDLVTYTPQEIQETSMMKVSLNVLCNFIKCFGKGSCLDNNDINKDPNLKIDGLNEYFIMKCVPIIFEIPFNPIYKFNIKEGNFKTMASDLARLLRELFIVSNNLTTNENECVKYLTQIYLPQIQLPQEITIQLVNTLTTVGQKQFEKWFVVNFISLLKQDQ; this is encoded by the coding sequence ATGCTAGAACGGATTCAGCAGCTGGTAAATGCAGTGAATGATCCACGCTCAGATGTGGCCACTAAGAGACAGGCCATCGAGCTACTGAATGGGATTAAATCATCAGAGAATGCATTGGAAATCTTCATATCACTCATCATCAATGAGAACTCGAATGATTTGCTGAAGTTTTATGGGCTATCCACTTTGGTCGAATTGATGACGGAGGGCTTGAACGCTAATTCTAACGGCTTGAATATGATAAAGTTTGAAATAACTAAATGGATTAAGTTTCAAGTTTTGGCTAATAAGCAAACAAAGTTGCCAGACTTTTTGATGAATAAGATTTCTGAAGTACTGACCACTTTGTTCATGCTGATGTACAGTGATTGTAATGGGAACCAGTGgaatagtttttttgaCGATCTAATGAATCTTTTCCAAGTTGACTCAGCCATTTCCACTCCCAGCCCGTCTACTGATGGTAACATTTTTTTGGgtcttgaattttttaacaAGCTTTGTTTGATGATTAATTCAGAAATTGCTGATCAAAGCTTCATTAGGTCAAAGGAGTCtcaattgaaaaacaataatataaaagatTGGATGCGTGATAATGATATTATGAAATTGAGTAATGTGTGGTTCCAATGCTTAAAACTTGATGAACAAGTTGTTTCACAGTATCCCGGATTAATCAATTCTACCTTGGATTGTATAGGGAGCTTCATTTCATGGATCGATATTAATTTAATTATTGATGCAAATAATTACTATTTGCAATTAATCtataaatttttaaatcataaagaaaccaaaatatCATGTTATAATTGCATACTGGCCatcatctcaaaaaaaatgaaaccaATGGATAAACTAGCTTTTTTAAATATGATCAATTTGACCAATGAATTAACTTATTACCATCAAGCCATATCAATGAATCCTCAAATCATTACATTTGATAATTTGGAAGTATGGGAAACTTTGACCAAGTTGATTACTTCGTTTGGTACAGAatttactattattattgaacaAGTTAATGATGACCCAAAATTGGATACGCTATACAAGCAGTCAGTGATATCAAATGTCGATACGATCctattggaaaaaataataccaaTACTCTTGGAATTTATGAATAATGAATTCGATTCAATAACAGGAAAAACTTTCCCATTCTGGTCAAACTATCTGgcttttctgaaaaagtaCAAAGCATCTTCACCAAATTTTATACCATTGCATAAGgattttttaaataattTCCAACAGGTTTGCTTTAAGAGAATGAAATTCTCAGACGACGAAATTACACAGGATGATTTTGAGGAATTCAATGAAACTATAAGattcaaattgaaaaattttcaagaggTTATCGTTGTAATCGATCCAAGTCTATTCTTGAATAACATCACTCAAGAGATTTCTGTAAACCTAATGAATTGTAAGAATGAGAACTGGCAGGTTTTTGAACTAACTATTTACCAGATCTTTAATCTAAGTGAATGTATCAAGAACAATTATTTCGGtttgaacaaaaatgaaattatgACTTCACAACCTTCGCTAACCTTAGTACGATTTTTGAATGAATTGctgatgatgaaagaatttttatTGACCATTGATAACgaacaaattcaaatattgTTCATGGAATTGattgtgaaaaattataattTCATATTCTCAACAAGTGCAAACACATCAAACGCTactgatgatgatgaaaagtatttgttgatcttgaatattttcacaAGTTCATTTGCCATGTTCAACAAGAGAGAAACTGTTAGGCTCAGATCATGGTACCTATTTACaagatttttgaaattaaCAAGAATCAAcctgaagaaaattttatttGCCAATAAAAATTTGGTTAATGAAATAACTAATAAAATAAGTCCTCTACTTCACATAAAGGTAACCTCTATCAATGCACAAGGAACAGATGACAACGATACAATTTTTGATAATCAATTGTACATATTTGAAGGTATTGGGTTTATAATTACGTTGAACAATAGTAGTCAGGAGCACACTAGTGCCACTGCTACGGCTAGCACTTCTATGAATTACGATATATTGGACCAGATATTGACCCCACTGTTTACCCAACTAGAGGGCTGTATTACTCAAGGAGCTTCGCCAGTGATAATTTTGGAATGTCATCATATTCTAATGGCCATCGGTACTTTAGCTAGAGGTTTGCACATTGGTTTAGTCCCTGAGAATCAAGTTAACAACATGATGGTCAATAAAAAGTTGATCAATGATTCTCTAATCCATAAATTCTCTAATATAGCTGAGGTTATATTGgtaacattttcttttttcaataaatttgaGAATATCCGTGATGCATCTAGATTTACTTTTGCCAGATTAATTCCAATCCTAAGTAATAAAATTTTACCGTTTATCAATAAGTTGATAGAGTTGATCTTATCATCTGCGGATTTAAAGTCATGGGAGAtgattgattttcttgggTTCTTATCTCAACTCATTCATATGTTTCATACGGACATAGACTGTTACCAGTTATTCAACCATTTACTCACTCCGTTAATTAACAAAGTTCATTTCATTATAGATGACATTGATGGGCAACACGAGCAACAATCAAGCATTAACAAACCTATAGACACGACTGTCACAGCCACTTCCTCCgcaaataaaaatattgtgGTTACCGATTCATATAGAGATAAAATACTATTAAAAAAGGCCTACTACACATTTTTACAATCATTTACTAATAACTCTGTCACTTCGATACTATTATCAGACATAAACAGAGCGATTTTACCAATCATCCTGGACGATTTAGTCACCTACACGCCGCAGGAGATTCAAGAAACATCTATGATGAAAGTATCACTAAATGTACTGTGTAACTTCATCAAATGCTTTGGGAAAGGCTCATGTTTGGATAATAACGATATCAATAAAGATCCCAACTTGAAAATAGATGGTCTCAACGAGTACTTTATCATGAAATGTGTCCCAATAATCTTTGAAATTCCGTTTAATCCAATATACAAATTCAATATCAAGGAGGGAAATTTCAAGACCATGGCATCTGACTTGGCAAGGTTACTGAGGGAACTATTTATCGTTAGTAACAACCTAACCACGAACGAAAACGAATGTGTAAAATACCTTACTCAAATATATCTTCCACAAATACAGTTGCCTCAGGAAATAACCATTCAGTTAGTTAATACTTTAACGACAGTGGGTCAAAagcaatttgaaaaatggttTGTGGTTAAttttatttctcttttgaaacagGATCAGTAG